The Caloenas nicobarica isolate bCalNic1 chromosome Z, bCalNic1.hap1, whole genome shotgun sequence region ACCTGCAAAAATCTTCTCTCAGTCTATACATAATCAAAAACTCAATATATTGCATAACTGTACTTTAGTTCACGTCACAGAATCTTGACTCAGCATGACCTGTTGCAAATGGTAAAGTCCTCTGTACAAATACTGAGCAATTAAATATCATGTGTTAGAGTAGTTTTGCTTGCAAAGGTATATCTagagaaaaatcattttcataTAGGGCTGAGCAGCACTTTACACAATTTTCACCTCACTGCcttcaaagctgaaaaaatttTATCTTCAGCATGAGTGAACAGACTTCCTACTAAACATATTTTAGTGTTCTGAGACTGTTTCAGAACCGTTAAACAAGTGTTGATATGTCTAAGTAGGAACAAGTGTGTTGATACCCATTTGAACAAACTGATGTGAATTCAATCACTCACTACTTGTAGTTAAGAAAGCTGCCCCTTCCTGCCTCCCTCCAAGAAATAGTTTACACTTTAAATTTTAACTACTACAGCTACAGACTTCCAGTACAAGAATAAAGCTTTTAAACTGACAATTCACACCCCATAATTAAGGCTGCAAGTATCCTACATCTGTGGAACAATGCTTTGGTTGTGTCTGATTACTCAATTAGTTCAAGGACCCTAAACAGCTTTTGTTAGTATCTTTAAACCACATATTCCTTTCCTCCACAGCCTCACTCCTCTGTAGAAATGAATTTATTAAGAACTCCATTCTCTGAATACAACAAGCCATTCTGACTGCCATAAGTCAGCAGGAATTGTACTGCTAGCTAATACACAGAAATCTCAACATTTTGACTTCGAAACTGAACACCTTGCCCAAATCCAAGTTTTGAGTGCcctacttttaaaaacaaaggtttGGGAGACAAAACTTCCCTCCCAGGTGTCAATTGTTTGACCGACATTGAATGCGCATCTTAAAACTCTATTGTGGCACTAGTCCTTTTTTCTTGATTCTGATAAAAGAGTATTCTTAAAGCATCCTGAACAATCATCTTAGCAGTCCTTCAAGACCATCACCATAACAGGAGATGCCTACTTTGAAAGTTAACAAACCGTTGGCTTCTGTTAAGTCACCAGTTGTACCCACTGTTACTCTGCAAAACACACCTGGCTCCATCTCTGTTTTCGGCGTTACTTTATCCTCTGTTGAAATGCTCATTTCTGTCATTTGCTGTGTGACAGGCAAAGCGGCAACAGGCACATTTCTGTTTAAGTAGAGTGAAACACATAATTTACATTAGTTTtgcattcaaaataaaagcttaaacTGCCCAGATCCATTAATAAACTATCTGTACAATTTCTGATACATGTTCCTGACCTCTGCTTCCACTatcttcaaaatacattttatactCTCAGTTTCCCCAGAAGAAAACAGGTAAACCTGTAGCAAATATTTCTCCAGATAAATCAAAACCATTCTTTTAAATGTAGCAGTCCAAcaccaaatattttaattagttCTTATTTACACAGATTTAAAAAGCACTATCTGGTAGACTGTCCCTTTCCTTGTGCATAAACTCACTGTAATAGGGCAGGATTGCTGCAGGCCTTCAACTTGCTGCACACTCATAGGTCATTTAAACCTTGAAGTAATACCTTCATCTTACCTTGATTTTTCAGatgtgctgccagcagcaccttcACAGTTGTTTAAGCTAGTGTCTGCTCTCTGTAGAGATGCAGTGTCTGAGGTAGGACTGTTGGAACCACTGGCTGTTCCTATGTAACAAGAATTTAACAAGTTAGTAATGAACAAATTATAGAATATACGTTAGCCAAATAGTCTCATATACAGCTATGAACTATCTGCATACAGTCTTCTTGGCTACTGCAAATTACTTCTTACTTAAATACAGCCTATACTGTTAGCAAACAACCAAAATTCAGAGATTGTATAAGAGTATGTTAATAGAAGAGGATAAGTGGGAAAGGAAGTTATGGCTGAATGCCAAGTGGACCAGAACACACTACACAGCAATGTGTTTTTATCTTTACTGTGACTTACAGTAGTATTCTGTCTTACACTCATTGTTTTAGTACATAGTTTTCAGAAGTCCTCCTGAAAAATGTTGTGGGATTCCTTGTCATCTTCCCTatgtcttattttaaaagcataatgaaaaaaaaagaaacacacacccTTACCCATTGGGCTGATTCTACCACCACTATTCTGCTGTCGCTGAAGATGCTCTTTGTAGCAAACAGAACACATCCCGTTTGTCCTAGGATTTCCATAAAATCCACATCCTGTACTACACAGCATAGGCCCTGGGGTCTGGTTTGTCTCCTGAGTCATCTCGATGCtgtaaataaaaccaagaaCTGCATTAGGAGCTGGCATATCACCAAAATCAATTGCATGGTTATAGAATTAAATATGTCTGCTCACTCAGGCCCGCAAAAGTGATATCAGCATTCTTAAAGAGGGTTATATGGATGTTAATATACCATTCAATACTGCAATTGTATTGCGAGGTAACATCATTATGAACCtttaagagcagaaaaatgtcatCATATTGAATAATAATGTACTTGTCGGGCACTGAGCTGCACACGCAGGTTATGACCAAATTCAATTTGATAGCCAAAAAAGTCCTTTATTACCAACCTCTGAGCACTAACGGGTATGCAGAATAAGCAAGACCAAGTTCACATCTACTAAACAGTTTTGGCAAATAACATagcttattttttccccaactcTGGGTAGAAGAGCCTCATTTTCAGTAATATTGATCTTGGACCATTTTGATGCTAATTCCACTATTAGCAGTTCCTACTCTCACAGTACATTTgtcaaacaataaaaataccTAAAGTATTGGCAGCAGCCATTTAATGTTTGTACTCCTATCTTTAGGAGTTTCCAAAACAAGGCAGTGAACACTGCTTAAATTGCTTTAAACCAGATACTGAGTAGCAACTGGCAACAACATCCGTACAACGGGCCCTTCAACCAAGAACCTAAGAGCATTTCTAAAATGAGTTTAGGTCAAGTCTTACTCTTCCAAGAGAAATATAATCAACAACTTTAAACTGTTGAATATATTCTATTACAAgcctacatatttttttaaaaaagccagtTAAATCATTTGTCTTAATAAAGTTAGAGCAAGACTTCCAGGTCTCCCCAAGGCAGACAACACACTCTCTGCCATGAACTGCAGAAGTTAGGAATAAAAACACTTCACTTTCACTGTTGGTTAACCTCTACAAAGCAAGGTTAGTAGAACAACTGAAGAGCAACCAAATCCTTGATTCACAAGGGTAGTAAAACTGGAACACAATAATCAAGCCATCTGCTACAAATTGAGGACATGTCAGAACACTGCACTTCTCCCAAAATTTAAATTTAGCAGAAGCACTGTACATGGCACCTGCCGACATCTTAGTGTAATTTCTAGATTGCTGACTTCCTATTCTGGAACAGTCACAGTAAGAGAAATTTGACTGCTAATGCTTGTGAGAAGtcaaaaatgctgaaaactaATTTGTTATAGTGTATagagaaatacttattttaacTAAGAAAACCTACACTGCAAGTAGCAAATTTATGTTCCACTATCATGACAACTGCAACTGGTAGCTTGCCTTTGTCTAGTTCAACCAAATTTCTGGGATCAAAGTAAATCGAGAGCAGGAGAAAGTAAACAAGCAAAACTAATCTGTTTGCCTGATGACAGTCACAGGACCTCGTTTTCCAGCTATAAATAGCTCCAGTATTTATGCTTTTATAACACCTTCCAGGTAAAAAGTTTCCCTTCAGGACTACAAAACAGCTTCACACTTATTCTGATACAGTTTTACCACCATACACACCAGTCAAGGGAGACACCAGAAATCATGACTCAGCTACAGAAATCTAAAAAAATCTTGTCATCTCTGTTGTAGGCCCATGGCTACATAATGCAAATAAAGACTGAACTTCCGCCCTTTTATGAAGCAGGTAAGCTCAAAGCGCTATCAAACACACTGCCACCACCAACCTCAACTGACTTGCTCCACTTCTAAATTAGCATGCTGCAAACACGTTTCAGCACTTACTAAATCTAGCTTTAGGTGCTAATGCTGGTATTAACCCCCTGTAAACAAGAGTCTCCGCGGCTTATTGGTCAGCACATTCTTCCGCCACGTGAAACGCATGCCCTCAAGTGAAAGGTCACACCGTTGTTACCCAGTGCCGAAGAAGGAGCGCTTTTCCCGGCTCTGGAAGGTGCGCCGGGTGTCACCTGGGCTTCTTCTGAAACCAGGGCCCGCACACTCACCCCGGCTGACCCTGTTACCGCGAGAGCGGCCCCCGCACCCGGGCGCGCCCGCGCGCCGCCGCGCGTCGCGTCACGTCACGTGGGCGCCGGCGCTTCCGCCTGTCAGCCGGCTGCGCTGGGCCGGCGCGCTCCGCCGGCCGCTGAAATCAGCCCCTATTTATATCGCCCGCGGGCCGCCGAGCCCcggcgggaggaggcggcggcgaaATCCGACTACCGTCTTCCTTCCAGGGCCGAGCGGGGAGTGCGGATGACGAAATTCCACCTAGAAAGTGCAGCATCACCAGCCCGTCATCTCCCAACAGCCATTTTCGCCGTCAGCGCGCAGGGAGGACGGCTGGGTGCGACCGCCGTTTCACAAGTGCACCCCACAACTTTGCGGGTGGGTGGTTAAACCCAACCATTCCCCTTTGAGGggagtaaaaaaaaccccaaacaaaacagaacaacaactcaccccccacccctcctaaaaaaaaaaaaaaaaaaatctcgttCTGCCACCAACACGAGCAGATCTTAACCTCAGGGATTTTCCTTCTTAGCCCTGGGACCTCCCGACAGGAAGAGCAGCCCTTTTTGCCAACGAGTTAACTCCAACAGTAGGTCACGCCGCTCACCCTCGCCCTTACCAGCGAAACTCGGAAGGGAGTGTAAATCCCGCCAGCGACCCGGACCTCGCACCTAAGCTGCCCTTCCGCCCCCGAGGCGACGGCCGGGCCatcccggcggcggcgggcacGGCGCGGCTCCCTCCCGCAGGGCTCGCCGCTCCCGCCTGGCAAGCCCTCGTTTTAGCATGATGACGGAAATAATAACCCCAACGTGCACTGAAATCAACCATAAAACCCGGGAACTGCGTCAGCGATGGACTCGCTGACCCAAATACTTTCTTACCTCAACATCCTCCTCTCGAAAGAGTGACCACAATTACACAACAGAAACACCACAACACAACAACCCGGGGCTTCGCCGGGGCTGCCTGGGGCGCTGGCCCCTGCGCGGCGGGGGTAGCGGGGCGGAGGGGTCGGTACGGCGGACGCGCTGGGCGAGTCAGACAAAAGGGGAACCGCTGCCAAGCGCCCGCAG contains the following coding sequences:
- the ZFAND5 gene encoding AN1-type zinc finger protein 5; protein product: MTQETNQTPGPMLCSTGCGFYGNPRTNGMCSVCYKEHLQRQQNSGGRISPMGTASGSNSPTSDTASLQRADTSLNNCEGAAGSTSEKSRNVPVAALPVTQQMTEMSISTEDKVTPKTEMEPVVTQPSPSVSQPSTSQSEERAPELPKPKKNRCFMCRKKLGLTGIDCRCGNLFCGLHRYSDKHNCPYDYKAEAAEKIRKENPVVVAEKVQRI